Proteins co-encoded in one Tautonia rosea genomic window:
- a CDS encoding S8/S53 family peptidase — MSQPNRSRARAQKPRSRQRLQIESIQQLETKQLLAPYLPTAARVAVFDPFDNQPDNVNRGIITVEAGETSAFSAAPYVSVSQLTPTATFGNNIVRIEAGPGGDFGKGVYAITRGNNDAGPPIVTGGRPGVIYRVDPATGNANVFFDLNTVLNQISPGTTAENSAGIETGLVNWYDITFDSEGYFDGLPSMFVASVDRTDALKNAIYRIAPDGTFLGLYLVFAEGQDTGNLVRRPSAVHVPPAQQQDFLRGMFAGSGTNAPGFTALFFDANEMQGAQVLTGPLPQGVSNTRLTFGPEVGLTSANNDYASRVYSAFTDFGTPGIPGFSDPDPGVSGIQGNNGELLIRNNTGPGNNVIVANAGIQGLVLGPFPEELVELASTQADATNPSGIDRISALGTPFRRFQDIAFDEFGFFSYGTTVEGAGAGALPVIGDPTFAGSMFVADLASGLAVGVDIPDVDGGLEGTLVLPVQGGGVGGIVVDPANPTQLSIDVPGSNVGGRVVRVLPDGTITPFAEGFNTSGVRGSGSFVESSLSITFSADGTTLYVADNDGIWQFKSTLSLAYSTAGEQVGLGDLRTLGVPFQGEGTAVAVVDTGIDALTPQLRGRVAPGRNIFTGAAGNDDLGAGNGHGTLVAGVISQFVPQATLQPVNVFSPLASGTTNQAFYDAIRFVADTPFVNDPVRPGQVNRVVASNFGFGTTTTFDTEGTAFRQNKQLVIALKNQMQRLLHRGITPIAASGQFGDPNVPEIGNINGEPIPAILNEVISVTGSYPFPFRLGPTTPPTDPAPGPLGRLLPPAAVSPDFTTLPAIAANDLTIFADRLLSAANRTHTTDFAAPAIGVPTYRRTFVGDGNSHLVFDETGTSLSSGMVTGSFSLLASALDYYSKLSVNGSTVSAYLTSPVGSTSLDFGPGMIRNLEAYANPHGINSILQWTAVPAEDADLPGDELVDQLQPFSLGQPAFYREFSRVDVGNAVAAIEGSIALPYLFNTGAIDLIDSNNNGFITAQEIENFVARANTVGLPEAGAMARLLGGTARPPGEDPVLGPVDFVTSGVLTDEVAPLGLTSQLEQPGELNVYQRRFNFFDYSADGKLDGVVSVQQFEMLAHTLLPAPDSFVIFDRQRGSAGGYLIDGTPVRNWADLQRLLPTYAFVPPQITQRFRNFTPNRFGINRGVGVNDPGAGPFYALFQTEPGQRAAARPPARNRPEVVQPPTNPGPAQPENPVTPPVASPTPAEPRPPFTASEINVGSFYDRYLGVAQRTIRTPGSLTTAASTSEGNETTTPPQRDPRAFDLILGQFGEDSDNPRVKSALSRLRPDQT; from the coding sequence ATGTCCCAGCCAAACCGCTCGCGGGCGCGGGCCCAGAAGCCGCGAAGTCGCCAACGCCTTCAAATCGAGTCGATCCAGCAACTCGAAACGAAGCAACTCCTTGCGCCTTATCTTCCTACTGCGGCGCGTGTCGCCGTGTTCGATCCCTTTGACAACCAGCCGGATAATGTGAACCGCGGCATTATCACGGTCGAAGCGGGTGAGACCTCGGCCTTCAGCGCGGCGCCTTATGTCTCCGTGTCGCAACTGACACCCACCGCGACGTTCGGCAACAACATTGTCCGGATCGAAGCCGGGCCTGGTGGCGACTTCGGCAAGGGGGTCTACGCCATCACTCGAGGGAACAACGACGCCGGGCCTCCGATCGTCACCGGAGGTCGGCCAGGTGTGATCTATCGCGTTGACCCTGCCACGGGTAATGCCAACGTCTTTTTTGATTTGAACACGGTCCTGAACCAGATTTCGCCAGGCACCACCGCCGAGAACTCTGCCGGGATCGAGACCGGTCTGGTCAACTGGTATGACATCACGTTCGATTCCGAGGGGTATTTTGACGGACTGCCGTCGATGTTCGTCGCCTCGGTTGATCGCACCGACGCCTTGAAGAACGCGATCTACCGGATTGCTCCGGACGGGACGTTCCTGGGGCTGTACCTGGTCTTCGCAGAGGGTCAGGATACCGGAAACCTGGTTCGACGCCCGAGCGCGGTCCACGTTCCCCCAGCTCAGCAGCAAGATTTCCTGCGGGGCATGTTCGCCGGTTCGGGAACCAACGCTCCAGGCTTCACCGCCTTGTTCTTCGATGCCAATGAAATGCAAGGGGCTCAGGTCCTCACAGGACCTCTCCCTCAGGGGGTGAGCAACACGCGACTGACGTTTGGTCCCGAAGTTGGCCTGACGTCTGCGAATAATGATTACGCCTCTCGGGTGTACTCCGCCTTCACGGATTTCGGAACCCCGGGAATTCCGGGTTTCAGTGATCCCGATCCGGGGGTTAGTGGAATTCAGGGCAACAACGGTGAGTTGCTGATTCGCAACAATACCGGTCCTGGAAACAACGTGATTGTTGCGAATGCCGGAATTCAGGGTCTGGTCCTGGGACCATTCCCCGAAGAGCTCGTGGAACTCGCGTCGACTCAGGCCGATGCGACGAATCCTTCCGGGATCGACCGCATCTCCGCCCTTGGAACACCGTTCCGACGGTTCCAGGACATCGCCTTTGACGAATTCGGCTTCTTCTCCTATGGAACGACGGTTGAGGGAGCAGGGGCAGGCGCGTTACCCGTCATTGGCGACCCAACCTTTGCCGGCAGCATGTTCGTGGCAGACCTGGCCTCCGGACTTGCCGTCGGGGTCGATATCCCTGATGTGGATGGGGGTCTGGAAGGAACCCTGGTCCTCCCAGTCCAGGGAGGCGGCGTTGGCGGTATTGTGGTCGACCCTGCCAACCCAACGCAATTGTCCATCGATGTTCCCGGCAGCAACGTGGGTGGCCGGGTCGTCCGGGTCCTTCCCGACGGCACCATCACCCCCTTCGCCGAGGGCTTCAACACCTCCGGAGTGCGAGGTTCGGGAAGCTTCGTTGAGTCGAGCCTGAGTATCACCTTCTCGGCCGATGGCACGACGCTCTACGTCGCCGACAATGACGGTATCTGGCAATTCAAGTCCACGCTCAGCCTGGCGTATTCGACCGCTGGAGAGCAGGTTGGATTGGGCGATTTGCGAACCCTTGGTGTGCCGTTCCAGGGTGAGGGAACGGCGGTTGCGGTGGTCGACACCGGCATCGACGCCCTGACCCCTCAGCTTCGAGGTAGGGTCGCACCGGGCCGGAATATCTTTACCGGAGCCGCCGGGAACGACGACCTCGGCGCCGGAAACGGTCACGGAACCCTCGTTGCAGGGGTCATCTCTCAGTTCGTCCCTCAGGCGACGCTCCAGCCGGTGAATGTGTTCAGCCCGCTCGCCTCGGGCACGACCAACCAGGCCTTCTACGATGCCATCCGGTTCGTGGCCGACACCCCCTTTGTGAATGACCCGGTCCGTCCGGGACAGGTCAATCGGGTGGTGGCTTCGAACTTTGGCTTCGGTACGACGACGACCTTCGACACCGAAGGAACGGCCTTCCGCCAGAATAAGCAGCTCGTCATCGCCTTGAAGAACCAGATGCAGCGCCTGCTGCACCGGGGAATCACACCGATTGCCGCCTCGGGTCAGTTCGGTGATCCAAACGTCCCCGAAATCGGCAATATTAATGGTGAGCCGATTCCGGCGATTCTCAACGAGGTGATCTCGGTCACTGGCTCCTATCCGTTCCCGTTCCGACTCGGACCGACGACTCCTCCGACCGATCCGGCGCCAGGACCGCTTGGCCGGCTCTTGCCGCCCGCCGCGGTCTCGCCAGACTTTACCACCCTTCCAGCCATCGCGGCAAACGATCTGACGATCTTCGCGGATCGCCTGCTCTCGGCTGCGAATCGGACCCATACGACCGACTTCGCCGCCCCGGCGATCGGTGTGCCGACCTACCGACGCACGTTCGTCGGAGACGGCAACAGCCATCTCGTCTTTGACGAGACGGGGACCTCACTCTCCTCGGGTATGGTGACCGGGTCGTTCTCGCTGCTTGCTTCGGCACTCGATTATTACAGCAAGCTCTCTGTGAACGGATCGACGGTCAGCGCCTACCTGACCTCTCCTGTCGGTTCGACCTCCCTGGACTTCGGTCCTGGGATGATCCGGAACCTGGAAGCTTATGCCAATCCGCACGGGATCAACTCCATCCTGCAATGGACCGCCGTCCCGGCCGAGGATGCGGACCTCCCGGGCGATGAGCTGGTCGATCAGCTCCAGCCCTTCTCACTCGGACAGCCGGCCTTCTACCGGGAGTTCTCCCGAGTGGATGTTGGCAACGCTGTCGCGGCAATTGAGGGTTCCATCGCTCTGCCGTACCTGTTCAACACCGGAGCGATCGACCTGATCGACTCCAACAACAACGGGTTTATCACGGCCCAGGAGATCGAAAACTTCGTCGCCAGGGCCAATACCGTCGGCCTGCCCGAAGCAGGGGCGATGGCTCGGTTGCTCGGTGGAACGGCTCGTCCGCCTGGTGAAGACCCTGTCCTGGGGCCTGTCGACTTCGTGACGTCCGGCGTGTTGACCGATGAGGTCGCGCCCCTCGGCTTGACGAGCCAGCTCGAACAGCCGGGAGAGCTGAACGTCTACCAGCGCCGCTTCAACTTCTTCGATTACTCGGCTGACGGCAAGCTTGACGGTGTGGTCTCGGTCCAGCAATTCGAGATGCTGGCCCACACCCTCCTGCCAGCTCCGGACAGCTTTGTGATCTTCGATCGCCAACGCGGTTCGGCCGGCGGCTATCTCATCGACGGGACCCCGGTGCGGAACTGGGCCGACCTGCAACGACTTCTGCCGACCTATGCGTTCGTGCCTCCTCAGATCACCCAGCGGTTCCGGAACTTCACCCCCAACCGATTCGGTATTAATCGAGGAGTGGGTGTGAATGATCCGGGGGCAGGACCGTTCTACGCCCTCTTCCAGACCGAACCCGGCCAGCGGGCTGCTGCAAGGCCTCCTGCTCGGAATCGTCCCGAGGTAGTTCAACCTCCAACGAATCCCGGGCCGGCTCAACCGGAAAACCCTGTGACTCCTCCCGTGGCGTCACCAACCCCCGCCGAACCCCGTCCCCCCTTCACGGCTTCGGAGATCAACGTCGGATCGTTCTACGATCGCTACCTTGGCGTGGCCCAGAGAACCATCCGGACCCCCGGATCGCTCACCACGGCCGCATCGACCAGCGAAGGGAATGAAACTACAACCCCTCCGCAACGCGATCCGAGAGCCTTCGACCTGATCCTCGGCCAGTTCGGCGAGGACTCCGATAACCCGAGGGTCAAGTCCGCCCTCTCCCGGCTTCGACCTGACCAGACCTGA
- a CDS encoding DUF3467 domain-containing protein: protein MSSGEGAGPENEGQAAAQGQAQGATTEVFVDDSSTVPSYSNFCRVTATPEEVILDFGLNPQPFATGRQDVKANQRLVMNFYTAKRLLTALGMTIQRHEGTFGSIELDVRRRAGAFQAQTRPQGGGTGPQGVVGSPGPTSD, encoded by the coding sequence ATGAGCAGCGGCGAAGGAGCGGGCCCGGAAAACGAAGGCCAGGCTGCGGCGCAAGGCCAGGCCCAGGGCGCGACCACCGAGGTTTTCGTCGACGATTCGAGCACGGTGCCGTCGTATTCCAATTTCTGCCGGGTCACGGCGACTCCGGAAGAAGTCATTCTCGACTTCGGCCTCAACCCTCAGCCGTTCGCCACGGGTCGTCAGGACGTCAAAGCCAATCAGCGGCTGGTGATGAACTTCTACACCGCCAAGCGCCTCCTGACTGCGCTGGGGATGACCATTCAACGGCATGAAGGGACCTTCGGCTCGATTGAACTGGACGTCCGACGACGCGCCGGGGCCTTCCAGGCTCAGACCCGCCCGCAAGGCGGGGGGACCGGACCTCAGGGGGTTGTAGGCTCTCCTGGCCCCACCTCCGACTGA
- a CDS encoding 3-deoxy-D-manno-octulosonic acid transferase, with amino-acid sequence MPYLLDAAYFVLLTICSPILLVRAWRTGKYRDGHAQKLWGRVPRRLGSAPCLWFHAVSVGEVLLLRPLIADLHRRRPDWELVISTTTSTGLEVARRTFPDLVTFYAPLDFSWSVRRALSRVRPTALVLVETELWPNLIRAASNQGTRVAVINGRISRRSHPRYRRFRALLGPTLRRLDVVGAQSEESASRFRDIGVASDRVTVTGSIKYDGLESLRDVPKVRNLRRAIGLDDAAGPIFVAGSTMDGEEAVALQAYQAARQDHPDLRLVIVPRHPERGPDLARWIESQGHSVWRRSVDQEPPASLSLDSSPPVLLIDTVGELSSIWGMADLAFVGGSLFPGRGGQNMMEPSAFGASVLFGPHTSNFREAVEGLLERRAARVVHNVTELTEALRADLADPTSAQARGQAARSFVLDQRGATGRTLALLDRLVGRPHQSEILSGASLRIASEAASSAA; translated from the coding sequence ATGCCCTATCTGCTTGATGCGGCTTACTTCGTCTTGCTCACGATCTGTTCGCCAATCTTGCTGGTCCGAGCGTGGCGAACGGGCAAGTATCGGGACGGTCATGCCCAGAAACTCTGGGGACGTGTTCCGAGACGGTTGGGAAGCGCTCCTTGTCTCTGGTTCCATGCCGTGAGCGTCGGAGAGGTACTCCTCCTTCGTCCCTTGATCGCCGACTTGCACCGGCGGCGACCGGACTGGGAGCTGGTGATCTCGACCACCACTTCAACTGGCCTTGAGGTTGCCCGGCGAACCTTTCCCGATCTGGTCACCTTCTACGCTCCTCTGGATTTCTCCTGGTCAGTGCGGCGAGCCCTGAGTCGCGTCCGGCCAACGGCGCTGGTACTGGTCGAAACGGAACTCTGGCCGAACCTGATCCGAGCAGCCTCGAATCAGGGGACACGGGTGGCCGTCATCAATGGCCGGATCAGCCGTCGGAGTCATCCCCGCTACCGCCGATTCCGAGCATTGCTTGGTCCGACGCTTCGCAGGCTCGACGTGGTCGGAGCCCAGTCGGAAGAGTCAGCTTCGCGTTTTCGCGACATCGGGGTGGCCTCAGACCGAGTGACGGTCACCGGCTCGATCAAGTACGACGGTCTCGAATCCCTCCGAGACGTCCCCAAGGTTCGAAACCTCCGCCGGGCGATCGGCCTAGACGATGCAGCCGGGCCGATATTCGTGGCCGGAAGCACGATGGACGGGGAGGAAGCCGTTGCGCTTCAAGCATACCAGGCAGCCCGCCAGGATCATCCCGACCTACGGTTGGTGATCGTCCCTCGCCATCCGGAACGAGGTCCCGATCTCGCCCGCTGGATCGAGAGCCAGGGGCATTCGGTCTGGCGTCGAAGTGTTGATCAGGAGCCCCCTGCGTCCTTGAGCTTGGATAGCTCGCCCCCGGTCCTTCTCATCGACACCGTCGGCGAACTGTCGAGCATCTGGGGAATGGCCGATCTGGCATTCGTCGGTGGCAGTCTCTTTCCCGGTCGGGGAGGCCAGAACATGATGGAGCCCTCCGCCTTTGGTGCTTCAGTCTTGTTTGGTCCCCACACAAGCAACTTCCGGGAAGCTGTCGAGGGTTTACTCGAACGTCGAGCTGCCCGGGTCGTCCACAATGTCACCGAACTGACTGAGGCGCTTCGCGCCGACCTGGCTGATCCGACGTCGGCCCAGGCTCGGGGCCAGGCGGCCCGAAGCTTCGTTCTCGACCAACGAGGAGCAACCGGAAGAACCCTCGCGCTGCTTGATCGCCTCGTCGGTCGTCCTCACCAAAGCGAGATTCTCTCTGGGGCTTCACTGCGAATTGCCTCCGAAGCCGCCTCGTCGGCCGCATGA
- the secA gene encoding preprotein translocase subunit SecA, whose amino-acid sequence MEATVLLSDLWDKTTNALNAFSEGVSHGLVRVFGNSNERQIRRMQPIVAQINELEPAVERLSDDGLKQKSTEFRQRLASGETLDDLLPEAFAVCREGGRRFLKMRHYDVQLLGGMVLHEGKIAEMVTGEGKTLVATLAAYLNALEGKGVHVITVNDYLARRDAEWMSPLYNGLGLTVGAIQSQMDPRQRQKIYGYDITYGTNNEFGFDYLRDNMKPSRESQAQGPLHYAIIDEVDSILIDEARTPLIISGPAFDDVKKYAEADRIARQLREGEHFEVKEKERTAHLNEVGIREAERLAGVESFFTPGNMEWPHLIDNALKAHHLYKRDREYVVSDKGEIIIVDEFTGRLMVGRQWSDGLHQAVEAKERVKIKEENQTLATITLQNFFKLYTKLSGMTGTAMTEANEFWKVYKLDVVAIPTNRGLQRVNEPDVIFRTEKEKFQAIIDEIREVHPTGRPILVGTTSIEKSELLSDMLKRYGIAHKVLNAKYHEQEAEIVAQAGRKGRVTIATNMAGRGTDIILGGNPEFMAWADLSRLKNEDGRPLYPTRLEVPPEVWKDTVDQYEPEMKAEGREVAELGGLHIIGTERHESRRIDNQLRGRSGRQGDPGSSRFFLSLQDDLMRKFAGEWVSGVLERLGMQEGEAIESRLVSRRIEGAQKKVEERNFDARKNLLEYDEVMDTQRKGVYSFRQRLLDGAPTKDEILTMIDRQIDAAVAQFLDPDYGLASFAAWVGQRLGVEFEGRDFRGDPFEEAVERARDRAEAQAADAIDEAIEENLPSEAESSEWNWLALTSWANARYSLNVKDRDLRRFVRTEDGEPEIDRLGLADFLRDQAVETIRKTDLEPAREFVSRDWGIRSLAGWTHRKFGLTTDPAEWSGKSAEEVASELKHQARDLYARKEAEFPVRVGMSRFLVEPKPGQPAKYDREGLAAWASERFGTTVDIEALKPLLRPEMESMLVEVAHEHYTGAQLYDELQTKLDAAFEDNGDTDPAALAELSNWARQELGIETTVEELTSLGPQGARSKLIGALDTRHRPEMREMEKVLLLQILDQSWMEHLRTMDHLRSSVGLRGYAQVDPKVEYKREGKRIYDEMWQGVSDKITDLVFRMEQVDPDFLSYLGARWQLDRARSIKEDASSSGEPIGAVSSDGRTMRAQQDAAIAASQRQGETTKVEPVRKVGKKVGRNDPCPCGSGKKFKACCMKKGGDGTPF is encoded by the coding sequence ATGGAGGCGACGGTTCTTCTTAGTGACCTGTGGGACAAGACCACCAACGCACTGAATGCCTTCAGCGAAGGAGTTTCCCACGGCCTAGTTCGGGTCTTCGGGAACTCCAACGAGCGTCAGATCCGACGCATGCAGCCGATCGTCGCCCAGATCAACGAGTTGGAGCCAGCCGTTGAGCGGCTTTCCGACGATGGGTTGAAGCAGAAGTCGACCGAATTCCGACAGCGGCTTGCTTCGGGAGAGACCCTCGACGACCTCTTGCCCGAGGCCTTCGCCGTCTGCCGGGAAGGGGGACGCCGATTTCTCAAAATGCGTCATTACGACGTGCAGTTGCTCGGCGGCATGGTCTTGCATGAGGGCAAGATCGCCGAAATGGTCACTGGTGAAGGAAAGACTCTAGTCGCGACCCTGGCGGCGTACCTCAATGCCCTGGAAGGCAAAGGGGTCCATGTCATCACGGTCAATGATTATCTCGCCCGCCGAGACGCGGAGTGGATGAGCCCGCTCTACAACGGACTGGGATTGACGGTGGGCGCGATCCAGTCGCAGATGGATCCCCGCCAGCGTCAGAAGATCTACGGCTACGACATCACCTACGGCACCAATAACGAATTCGGCTTCGACTACCTGCGGGACAACATGAAGCCGTCCCGAGAGTCGCAGGCTCAGGGACCGCTTCATTACGCGATTATCGACGAGGTCGACTCGATTCTCATCGACGAAGCCCGAACCCCCTTGATCATCTCCGGCCCCGCCTTCGACGACGTAAAAAAATATGCCGAGGCCGACCGGATCGCCCGGCAGCTCCGTGAAGGAGAACATTTTGAGGTCAAGGAAAAGGAACGAACCGCCCACCTCAACGAGGTCGGCATTCGCGAGGCCGAGCGTCTGGCCGGGGTCGAGAGCTTCTTCACCCCTGGCAATATGGAATGGCCCCACCTGATTGACAATGCGTTGAAGGCCCACCACCTGTACAAACGCGATCGCGAGTATGTCGTCAGCGACAAGGGCGAGATCATCATCGTCGACGAGTTCACCGGCCGATTGATGGTCGGCCGTCAGTGGTCCGACGGCCTGCACCAGGCGGTCGAGGCCAAGGAACGCGTCAAGATCAAGGAAGAGAACCAGACGCTCGCCACGATCACGCTCCAGAACTTCTTCAAGCTCTACACCAAGCTTTCAGGCATGACCGGCACGGCCATGACCGAGGCCAACGAGTTCTGGAAAGTCTACAAACTCGACGTCGTGGCCATTCCGACCAATCGAGGCTTGCAGCGTGTCAATGAGCCGGATGTGATCTTCCGGACCGAAAAGGAAAAGTTCCAGGCCATCATCGACGAGATTCGAGAAGTCCATCCAACCGGTCGTCCGATTCTCGTCGGTACAACCTCCATCGAGAAGTCGGAGTTGCTCTCCGACATGCTCAAGCGTTACGGCATCGCTCACAAGGTGCTTAACGCGAAATACCACGAGCAAGAAGCCGAGATCGTTGCCCAGGCAGGCCGAAAAGGTCGGGTCACGATCGCCACCAACATGGCAGGCCGAGGCACCGACATCATCCTAGGCGGCAACCCCGAGTTCATGGCCTGGGCCGATCTCAGTCGTCTCAAGAACGAGGACGGCCGCCCACTCTACCCGACCCGGCTCGAAGTCCCACCCGAGGTCTGGAAAGACACCGTCGATCAGTACGAGCCAGAAATGAAGGCTGAAGGTCGTGAAGTTGCCGAACTCGGCGGCCTACACATCATCGGCACCGAGCGGCACGAATCGCGACGGATCGACAACCAGCTCCGCGGCCGATCCGGTCGCCAGGGAGACCCGGGCAGCTCGCGCTTCTTCCTCTCGCTTCAGGACGACCTGATGCGCAAGTTCGCCGGCGAATGGGTGTCCGGTGTCCTCGAACGGCTTGGGATGCAAGAAGGCGAGGCGATCGAGAGCAGGCTCGTCTCCCGACGCATCGAAGGGGCTCAGAAAAAGGTTGAGGAACGAAATTTCGACGCTCGGAAAAACCTCCTCGAATACGACGAGGTCATGGACACTCAGCGCAAGGGGGTCTACTCGTTCCGCCAACGATTGCTCGATGGTGCTCCGACCAAGGATGAGATCCTGACGATGATCGATCGTCAGATCGATGCCGCGGTGGCTCAGTTTCTTGACCCGGATTACGGTCTGGCCAGTTTTGCCGCCTGGGTCGGTCAGCGGCTCGGTGTCGAGTTCGAGGGCCGAGACTTCCGAGGGGATCCTTTCGAGGAAGCCGTCGAGCGAGCCCGGGATCGCGCAGAGGCGCAAGCTGCCGACGCCATCGATGAGGCGATCGAGGAAAACCTTCCTTCCGAAGCCGAGTCGTCCGAATGGAACTGGCTCGCCCTGACGAGCTGGGCCAATGCTCGCTACAGCTTGAATGTGAAGGATCGCGATTTAAGGCGATTTGTCCGGACGGAGGATGGCGAGCCCGAAATCGACCGCCTTGGACTGGCCGACTTCCTTCGTGATCAGGCGGTCGAAACGATTCGGAAGACCGATCTCGAACCAGCCAGAGAATTTGTGAGCCGAGACTGGGGCATCCGATCGCTCGCCGGTTGGACGCATCGCAAGTTTGGCCTGACGACCGATCCGGCCGAATGGTCCGGGAAATCGGCTGAGGAAGTCGCCTCGGAGCTGAAGCACCAGGCTCGGGACCTCTACGCCCGCAAGGAAGCCGAATTCCCAGTCCGGGTGGGAATGAGCCGGTTCCTGGTCGAACCGAAACCGGGCCAGCCAGCCAAGTACGACCGCGAAGGGCTGGCAGCCTGGGCCTCGGAACGCTTCGGAACCACAGTGGACATCGAAGCGTTGAAACCGTTACTTCGTCCCGAAATGGAATCCATGCTCGTTGAGGTCGCTCACGAGCATTATACCGGTGCTCAACTCTACGATGAGCTGCAGACGAAGCTCGACGCCGCCTTCGAAGACAATGGAGACACCGACCCCGCCGCCCTGGCCGAGCTGTCGAACTGGGCTCGGCAAGAGCTTGGGATCGAAACCACCGTCGAGGAATTGACCAGCCTCGGTCCTCAGGGGGCTCGATCAAAGCTCATCGGTGCGCTCGACACGCGCCATCGCCCTGAGATGCGCGAGATGGAGAAAGTCCTCCTGCTCCAGATTCTCGATCAGAGCTGGATGGAACACCTCCGGACCATGGACCACCTGCGCAGTTCCGTCGGCCTCCGAGGCTACGCGCAAGTCGATCCCAAGGTCGAGTACAAGCGCGAGGGTAAGCGAATCTACGACGAGATGTGGCAAGGCGTTTCGGACAAGATCACCGACCTCGTCTTTCGCATGGAGCAGGTTGATCCAGACTTCCTGTCGTACCTTGGGGCTCGCTGGCAACTCGATCGTGCCCGATCGATCAAGGAAGATGCCTCGTCGTCAGGAGAACCGATCGGGGCTGTCTCCTCGGATGGCAGAACCATGCGAGCCCAGCAGGACGCCGCCATTGCCGCCAGCCAGCGACAGGGAGAAACAACCAAGGTCGAACCTGTTCGGAAGGTCGGAAAAAAGGTCGGCCGAAACGACCCTTGTCCGTGCGGGTCAGGTAAAAAATTCAAGGCGTGCTGCATGAAAAAAGGAGGGGATGGAACCCCTTTCTGA
- a CDS encoding MBL fold metallo-hydrolase has translation MLVRLPAGDLLIDTPPELRLQLLREGIPRAHAILFTHAHADHLFGLDDARLFPKMIGGPVPIYCELEVEEAIRRAFSYAFDERALRIPRGGVPQVEFSRIGPDESFWALGEHIIPIRLHHGRFRVLGFRIGGLAYCTDVSEIPEESATKLEGLDTLILDALRPEPHPTHFSLDQALATIERFRPRRAFLTHLSHSYDHGPAEERLPPGVRLAYDGLSIPF, from the coding sequence GTGCTGGTAAGACTGCCCGCAGGGGACCTGTTGATTGATACACCCCCGGAGCTTCGACTGCAATTACTCCGAGAAGGAATCCCCCGGGCCCACGCGATTCTCTTCACCCATGCCCACGCCGATCATCTGTTCGGGCTTGATGATGCTCGACTCTTTCCCAAGATGATCGGCGGTCCGGTCCCGATCTACTGCGAGCTTGAGGTGGAGGAGGCCATTCGCCGGGCCTTTTCCTACGCCTTTGACGAACGAGCCTTGCGAATTCCTCGAGGAGGGGTGCCGCAGGTCGAGTTCTCCCGGATCGGCCCCGACGAATCGTTTTGGGCGCTTGGCGAACATATCATTCCAATTCGCCTGCATCACGGCCGATTCCGAGTGCTTGGCTTCCGAATTGGCGGGCTCGCCTATTGCACGGATGTTTCGGAGATTCCCGAGGAGAGCGCTACGAAGTTGGAGGGGCTCGACACCTTGATCCTCGATGCGCTTCGACCAGAACCGCATCCGACCCACTTTAGCCTTGATCAGGCGTTGGCGACGATCGAACGGTTCCGCCCGCGTCGAGCCTTTTTGACCCATCTCTCTCACTCGTACGATCATGGGCCAGCCGAGGAACGCTTGCCCCCTGGAGTCCGGTTGGCCTACGATGGCCTTTCCATCCCCTTTTGA